The DNA region caaaGTCGCCTTTCCGTAGTCCAAGATCACGAAGGACACcaatgacaacaacaacaacaccgccgccaacaaTGACACTCTCTtaccccaacccatccctgTCCTCGATGGATGGCGAGGACCACCCCCGGGCATCACCCGCTTCGATATCTTCCTCGATGACAGTAACCAACACCGCCGAACAACTAGAatttgaagaggagaagctaTCAGAGCCACCTTCAAAGAGACCAGTCATGCGTCAGGTCCTTTTAACTCTCGTGTATGtttccccatcttcaaccccttGCCATTTCCACTTCCTCTAAACCCGCCTCAGAATCTGCCTAGGCCTAATGTTCTCCTGCCTCGACACCTCAATCGTCTCAACCTCTCTCTACAGAATAGCAGGCGATTTCCAAAACACGCGAGACATCTCATGGATCATCCTCTCGTATCTCCTGACGTACATGTCCTTTGCCGTGGGATTCTCCAAGCTATCCGACATTTACGGCCGCAAAGCAATTATGCTGGCGGCATGGCTGTTGTTTACTCTCGGGTCGATCTGGTGCGGTTGGGCGGGTTCAATGACGCAGTTGATTGCGGGGAGGGCGGTTCAGGGAGTGGGAGGATCGGGGCTGTACTCGCTGGCGCAGGTTTGTCTTGTTGAGCAAGGACCGGCGAggccggaggtggtgggggggttggtggggatcACGTTGAGCGTGAGTTTTGTGCTTGGGccggtgatgggaggggggataagtgatgggtggtggtggaggggggttttttGGGTCAATATACCGGTTGGGGTCTTGGCCATGGTGGGAATCTTGACTCTGTGGccgtgggagaggatggcgtttgggaggagggaggcggagtATCAACACCAGGGGGCCAAGATGGGGGGGTTCTGGCACAAGATCGCCAGGGTGGACTTTATTGGGAACACGCTGTTGGCGCTGGCGTCGATATTGCTAGTGTTTGCGCTGcaggaggcggggaggtaTGTCTGGCGGTGGGATAGCCCGGTCATAATATGGTCGTTGGCTATTTCGGTGGTGAGTTTTGTGTTGTTCGGAGTGTGGGAGTGGTATTTGTATCGAGGGGGAGAAAGCGGGAAGGTGAGGATTGAGGGGATATTTCCGGTTGGGTTGGTCAAGGGGAGGGTTTATGCTTGTGTTTTGGTGTAAGTTTGTCTTTTTCTCCCTGTCTGAACTTGGTACTGATGTGAACAGCAACACGTTACTATCCGGGTTCGTCTACATCGCCCTCGTGATTAACATCCCCGAGAGGCTTCAGGTTGCATATTTTGACTCTCCGCTCTGGGCGGGGGTTCATTTGTTGCCTATGCTTGGATGTTGCGCCTTTGGAAGTTTtcttggggggttggtttccAAGAAAAGGGACCTCACCTCTCATACATTAATCATCGGCAGTTTAGTCCAAGTTCTTGGACTGGGACTAACAGTCGGGTTTGACTCCCGCGCTGGAAACAAACTTCCCCTAGGGCAATTATTGGGGTTTACGGCTGTGTATGGACTAGGAGTTGGCCTGTCTTTTGCCAgcgccaccatcatcgctgCTGTGGAAGCAGGAAGCGAGGATTTGGCTGCTGCGCAGGGGGCCGTGGCGCAGGCGAGGGTGTTTGGAGGCGCGCTGGGGTTGGCGGTAGGGGGGATATTGATGAATCAACGCCTTAAGGGGGAGTTGAGCGGGGTgctgaaggggaaggggttggaggaggtgcatAAGAGTTTGTATGGGATTTTGAGGCTGGGGGTCGATGATAGGAacagggtggtggaggtttaTGTGGGCGGTTTTGGGAAGATAATgtgggtgtttttgggggtggcggtTGTATCAGCTGTTGTTGCTTGTGGGActtggagagggaagggaggagagaagacggtggtggaggtta from Podospora pseudoanserina strain CBS 124.78 chromosome 1, whole genome shotgun sequence includes:
- a CDS encoding hypothetical protein (EggNog:ENOG503P07Z; COG:U) — protein: MTTTTTPPPTMTLSYPNPSLSSMDGEDHPRASPASISSSMTVTNTAEQLEFEEEKLSEPPSKRPVMRQVLLTLVICLGLMFSCLDTSIVSTSLYRIAGDFQNTRDISWIILSYLLTYMSFAVGFSKLSDIYGRKAIMLAAWLLFTLGSIWCGWAGSMTQLIAGRAVQGVGGSGLYSLAQVCLVEQGPARPEVVGGLVGITLSVSFVLGPVMGGGISDGWWWRGVFWVNIPVGVLAMVGILTLWPWERMAFGRREAEYQHQGAKMGGFWHKIARVDFIGNTLLALASILLVFALQEAGRYVWRWDSPVIIWSLAISVVSFVLFGVWEWYLYRGGESGKVRIEGIFPVGLVKGRVYACVLVNTLLSGFVYIALVINIPERLQVAYFDSPLWAGVHLLPMLGCCAFGSFLGGLVSKKRDLTSHTLIIGSLVQVLGLGLTVGFDSRAGNKLPLGQLLGFTAVYGLGVGLSFASATIIAAVEAGSEDLAAAQGAVAQARVFGGALGLAVGGILMNQRLKGELSGVLKGKGLEEVHKSLYGILRLGVDDRNRVVEVYVGGFGKIMWVFLGVAVVSAVVACGTWRGKGGEKTVVEVMEGHQVGRGGGGRKEREMELESASSVKSLMG